The following are encoded together in the Saliniramus fredricksonii genome:
- the sctL gene encoding type III secretion system stator protein SctL: MPATKVLSAEEMKVLRIADRFRDEARRLHDGMGRSVAEAQEQARKKGYQEGFEKGRLEALETLVEAIDRVRERLAASDEELAAIVLGAVERMLGEMDEHELALRCVRRALDDAAGDIWAVVRVTPDEVPYLEEGLRQLPMTGSWPEIKGVEADPLLKRGEIILETPKGRIHVGMRQQLSRLKAGLQSLDE; encoded by the coding sequence GTGCCCGCCACGAAAGTGCTCTCGGCGGAGGAGATGAAGGTGCTGCGCATCGCGGATCGCTTCCGCGACGAGGCCCGGCGCCTGCATGACGGCATGGGCCGCAGCGTCGCCGAAGCGCAGGAGCAGGCCCGCAAGAAAGGTTATCAGGAAGGCTTCGAAAAGGGCCGTCTGGAGGCCCTTGAAACGCTCGTCGAAGCCATCGACCGGGTGCGCGAGCGCCTTGCGGCCTCGGATGAGGAACTCGCTGCCATCGTGCTCGGTGCGGTCGAGCGCATGCTCGGCGAAATGGACGAGCATGAACTCGCCCTGCGCTGTGTGCGGCGCGCCCTCGACGACGCGGCAGGCGACATCTGGGCCGTGGTGCGGGTCACACCGGACGAGGTTCCCTATCTCGAGGAAGGGCTGCGGCAATTGCCGATGACGGGCTCCTGGCCCGAAATCAAGGGCGTGGAGGCCGATCCGCTGCTCAAGCGCGGCGAGATCATTCTCGAAACCCCCAAGGGACGCATCCATGTGGGCATGCGCCAGCAGCTCTCACGGCTGAAGGCCGGACTGCAGAGCCTGGACGAATGA